Proteins from a genomic interval of Gammaproteobacteria bacterium:
- the rpsF gene encoding 30S ribosomal protein S6 → MRHYEIVFLVHPDQSEQVPAMMERYRSMIEGAGGKIHRQEDWGRRQLAHSIAKVHKAHYLLLNIECDKATLDELIGAFRFSDAVLRHLVIKRDRAITEPSPMAKAQEEEKTRDSQGAARGGRQRDSEEEGDGGRPAARSSSASEAPAERRDEGAAERAE, encoded by the coding sequence ATGCGACACTACGAGATCGTGTTCTTGGTCCATCCGGACCAGAGCGAGCAAGTGCCCGCCATGATGGAGCGCTATCGAAGCATGATCGAGGGCGCCGGCGGCAAGATTCATCGCCAGGAAGACTGGGGGCGGCGACAGCTCGCGCATTCCATCGCGAAAGTTCACAAGGCGCACTACCTGCTGCTCAACATCGAGTGCGACAAGGCGACGCTCGACGAGCTGATCGGCGCGTTCCGCTTCAGCGACGCGGTGCTTCGCCATCTCGTGATCAAGCGCGACCGCGCGATCACGGAGCCGTCGCCGATGGCCAAGGCGCAGGAAGAGGAGAAGACCCGCGATTCGCAAGGAGCGGCGCGCGGCGGCCGCCAGCGTGACTCGGAGGAGGAAGGCGACGGCGGCCGGCCTGCGGCACGCTCGTCGTCGGCGAGCGAGGCCCCCGCGGAGCGGCGCGACGAGGGCGCGGCCGAGCGGGCCGAATAG
- the rnr gene encoding ribonuclease R encodes MARRERHERDDRERRYEHPIPSRDEICSAMEQAEGPMTLQALARRFGIKGDAHSRALENRLKAMVRDGQLIRNRAREFCLTRRLDLVTGVVLAHRDGYGFLRPDDGSDDVYLPPRDMRALWDGDRVAVRVSEGRRGQREGRVVDVLERAKTTLVGHFHTERGIDYVLEEGESRTEVLIARGQRGGARPGDLVHVEIVQHPTEHSLAIGRVIKVVGGLDQPGIETEVAILAHGIPSEWPEAVVAAAEALPDHVPARAKRDREDLRSVPLVTIDGEDAKDFDDAVYCEPHGDGWKLLVAIADVSHYVEPGTALDREAQARGTSVYFPDRVVPMLPEELSNGLCSLNPHVDRLCFACEMIVSSQGQVKRSRFFRAVMRSAARLTYKESAALLDAPKPRGPHAKLHPGLLHLRDVYRAFARARRRRGSIDFDLPETKIELDENGKVRAIHPVERLETHRLIEECMIAANVEAAKRIRKAHLPSLYRVHEGPDAEKLEELTLFLASFGFKLPPPGKLTPKDIARVFEHVAGKPEAELVETVVLRSMKQARYQPRNVGHFGLGLGAYAHFTSPIRRYPDLLVHRAIRWSLEHSSPKGYPYSLPEMEQLGERCSRAERRADEAVWDVEEQLKCLYMSTRVGEDFRVIVSGVAPFGLFVRVPELKIDGLVHVTSLPRDYYHRDPAGTRLSGERTGVTYGLTDTMHVRLVRADVEERKIDFVPIERAAAAEEAEPETRRRRAGLRRRSR; translated from the coding sequence ATGGCGCGACGAGAGCGGCACGAGCGGGACGACCGCGAGCGCCGATACGAGCACCCGATTCCCAGCCGCGACGAGATTTGCTCGGCGATGGAGCAGGCGGAGGGGCCCATGACGCTCCAGGCGCTCGCTCGCCGCTTCGGGATCAAAGGAGACGCGCACAGCCGCGCGCTCGAGAACCGTCTGAAGGCGATGGTGCGCGACGGGCAGCTGATCCGTAACCGCGCCCGCGAGTTCTGCCTGACCCGCCGCCTCGACCTCGTGACGGGGGTCGTGCTCGCGCATCGGGACGGCTACGGATTCCTGCGGCCGGACGATGGCAGCGACGACGTGTATCTGCCGCCGCGGGACATGCGCGCGCTCTGGGACGGGGACCGGGTGGCCGTGCGCGTGAGCGAAGGCCGGCGCGGCCAGCGCGAGGGACGCGTCGTCGACGTGCTGGAGCGCGCGAAGACGACGCTGGTCGGGCACTTTCACACCGAGCGCGGCATCGACTACGTCCTCGAGGAAGGCGAGTCGCGAACCGAGGTGCTGATCGCGCGCGGCCAGCGCGGCGGCGCCCGGCCCGGCGATCTCGTGCACGTCGAGATCGTGCAGCATCCGACGGAGCACAGCCTCGCGATCGGTCGCGTGATCAAGGTCGTCGGGGGCCTCGACCAGCCCGGCATCGAGACGGAGGTCGCGATTCTCGCACACGGCATTCCGAGCGAATGGCCGGAGGCCGTGGTCGCTGCCGCGGAGGCGCTGCCGGATCACGTGCCGGCGCGCGCGAAGCGCGATCGCGAGGATCTGCGCTCCGTTCCGCTCGTGACGATCGACGGCGAGGACGCGAAGGACTTCGACGACGCGGTCTACTGCGAGCCGCACGGCGACGGCTGGAAGCTGCTCGTGGCGATCGCCGACGTGAGCCACTATGTGGAGCCGGGAACGGCGCTCGACCGCGAAGCGCAAGCGCGCGGCACCTCCGTCTATTTCCCGGATCGCGTCGTGCCGATGCTGCCCGAGGAGCTCTCGAACGGTCTTTGCTCGTTGAACCCGCACGTCGATCGACTGTGCTTCGCGTGCGAGATGATCGTGTCGTCGCAGGGGCAGGTGAAGCGGTCGCGGTTCTTCAGGGCGGTGATGCGCTCCGCGGCACGGCTGACGTACAAGGAGAGCGCGGCGCTCCTCGACGCCCCGAAGCCGCGCGGGCCTCACGCCAAGCTTCATCCCGGATTGCTGCATCTCCGCGACGTGTATCGAGCGTTCGCGCGCGCACGGCGAAGGCGGGGCTCCATCGATTTCGATCTGCCGGAGACCAAGATCGAGCTCGACGAGAACGGCAAGGTGCGGGCGATTCACCCGGTCGAGCGGCTCGAGACGCATCGGCTGATCGAGGAGTGCATGATCGCCGCGAACGTCGAGGCGGCGAAGCGCATTCGCAAGGCACACCTGCCGTCGCTCTATCGCGTGCACGAAGGCCCCGACGCGGAGAAGCTCGAGGAGCTCACGCTGTTCCTCGCGTCATTCGGGTTCAAGCTGCCGCCGCCCGGCAAGCTCACGCCGAAAGACATCGCGCGCGTCTTCGAGCACGTCGCGGGAAAGCCCGAGGCGGAGCTGGTCGAGACGGTCGTGCTCCGGTCGATGAAGCAGGCGCGCTACCAGCCCCGCAACGTCGGGCATTTCGGGCTCGGGCTCGGCGCCTACGCGCACTTCACGTCGCCGATTCGCCGCTATCCGGATCTGCTCGTGCATCGCGCGATCCGATGGTCGCTCGAGCACTCCTCGCCGAAGGGCTATCCGTACTCGCTGCCGGAGATGGAGCAGCTCGGCGAGCGCTGCTCGCGCGCCGAGCGACGTGCCGACGAGGCGGTCTGGGACGTCGAGGAGCAGCTCAAGTGCCTCTACATGAGCACGCGGGTCGGCGAGGACTTCCGCGTGATCGTGAGCGGGGTGGCGCCCTTCGGGCTGTTCGTCCGTGTGCCGGAGCTGAAGATCGACGGCCTCGTGCACGTCACGTCCCTGCCTCGCGACTACTATCATCGCGACCCCGCGGGCACGCGGCTGAGCGGGGAGCGCACCGGGGTCACGTACGGGCTCACCGATACGATGCACGTGCGTCTCGTGCGCGCGGACGTGGAGGAGCGCAAGATCGACTTCGTGCCGATCGAGCGCGCGGCTGCCGCGGAGGAGGCCGAGCCGGAGACGCGCCGCCGCCGCGCCGGGCTCCGGCGCCGTTCCCGCTAG
- the rlmB gene encoding 23S rRNA (guanosine(2251)-2'-O)-methyltransferase RlmB, protein MSTLVYGLHAVRGLLASRPESIRRAKVQKGASTERLGEIEAALESLGIQVERVDRRELDRLTGGGTHQGVVVEATAGGELPLAQFEELVVTRGSALRVLVLDGVEDPRNLGACLRTADAAGIDAVVVPRSRAAKLTPAAVKAATGAAETVPVLRAPNLARVLRWMKAAGVRLVGAEAGGRPLFDTALAPPLALVLGGEGRGLRPLTRELCDELVAIPMHGAVESLNVSVAAAVLMYELARQSPVERPRR, encoded by the coding sequence GTGAGCACGCTCGTCTACGGATTGCACGCCGTTCGCGGCCTCCTCGCGAGCCGCCCCGAATCGATTCGCCGCGCGAAGGTCCAGAAGGGGGCGTCGACCGAGCGGCTCGGCGAGATCGAGGCGGCGCTCGAGTCCCTCGGGATCCAGGTCGAGCGCGTCGATCGCCGGGAGCTTGATCGATTGACCGGGGGCGGGACGCACCAGGGAGTGGTCGTCGAAGCGACGGCGGGCGGCGAGCTCCCGCTCGCGCAGTTCGAGGAGCTCGTCGTGACGCGCGGCAGCGCGTTGCGCGTGCTCGTGCTCGACGGGGTCGAAGATCCGCGCAACCTCGGCGCGTGCCTGCGGACCGCGGACGCGGCGGGAATCGACGCCGTCGTGGTGCCGCGGTCGCGCGCCGCGAAGCTCACGCCCGCGGCGGTGAAGGCGGCAACGGGCGCGGCGGAGACCGTGCCCGTGCTGCGCGCCCCGAATCTCGCGCGCGTCCTCCGCTGGATGAAAGCGGCCGGCGTGCGGCTCGTCGGCGCGGAGGCGGGCGGGCGGCCGCTGTTCGACACCGCGCTCGCGCCGCCGCTCGCGCTCGTGCTCGGCGGGGAGGGACGGGGGCTGCGGCCTCTCACGCGCGAGCTGTGCGACGAGCTCGTCGCGATCCCGATGCACGGCGCGGTCGAGAGCCTGAACGTTTCCGTCGCGGCCGCGGTGCTGATGTACGAGCTCGCGCGGCAGTCGCCGGTCGAGCGGCCGCGCCGCTGA